In the genome of Aureimonas sp. OT7, one region contains:
- a CDS encoding NmrA family NAD(P)-binding protein, protein MGAAGKFAGHVIPALASRGATVRALVRQEAEGEAARRAGAAEIAIGDLTDARSIAAGLSGIDAAFYIAPAFIPDEAGIGKRFVAAAVDAGVRRIVFSSVIHPVISSLVNHAAKAPVEEAILDSGLDYTFLHPALYFQNYQASWDTVVKSGTLAEPWSCDTRFSRVDYRDVAEVAAIALTEDRLLYGTFELCAEGWLNRHDVAGLIGDVLGREIRAARIDPATLGPEADPMRPMFAHYDHAGLRGNPLSLRAILGREPRRLRAFFEELAQSQKEKQP, encoded by the coding sequence GTGGGCGCCGCTGGCAAGTTTGCCGGCCACGTCATTCCGGCGCTCGCCTCGCGCGGCGCGACCGTGCGGGCACTTGTTCGCCAGGAGGCGGAAGGTGAAGCGGCGCGACGGGCTGGCGCTGCCGAGATCGCCATCGGCGATCTGACCGACGCCCGGAGCATCGCCGCCGGGTTGAGCGGCATCGACGCCGCTTTCTATATCGCTCCGGCCTTCATCCCCGATGAGGCCGGGATCGGCAAACGCTTCGTGGCGGCTGCGGTCGATGCCGGCGTCCGGCGGATCGTGTTCTCGTCGGTGATCCACCCGGTGATCAGCAGCCTGGTCAACCACGCGGCCAAGGCGCCGGTCGAGGAGGCGATCCTCGACAGCGGGCTTGACTATACCTTCCTGCACCCGGCGCTGTATTTCCAGAACTACCAGGCGTCCTGGGACACGGTGGTGAAGAGCGGCACGCTGGCCGAGCCTTGGTCCTGCGACACCCGCTTCAGCCGGGTCGACTATCGCGACGTGGCGGAGGTCGCGGCGATCGCGCTGACAGAGGACCGGCTGCTCTACGGCACCTTCGAGCTCTGCGCCGAAGGTTGGCTGAACCGGCACGATGTCGCCGGCCTGATCGGCGACGTGCTCGGCCGGGAGATCAGGGCGGCGCGGATCGATCCCGCGACGCTCGGCCCCGAGGCCGACCCGATGCGGCCGATGTTCGCGCATTACGACCATGCCGGGCTCAGGGGCAATCCGCTGAGCTTGCGCGCCATTCTCGGCCGCGAGCCGCGACGCTTGCGCGCCTTCTTCGAGGAACTGGCGCAATCCCAGAAGGAGAAACAGCCATGA
- a CDS encoding SDR family NAD(P)-dependent oxidoreductase — protein MKTGRTIVVTGAAGGIGKECVHRFLANDDTVIATDTSDEALRKLADELANEQLHVQKADITDEGDGARLAELAQEKTGRVDVLVNVAGFFPVQPFLEMSAEDWRKIIDINLTGTALMCRAMLPLMTGRGWGRIVNIGSASVNEGVPGQAHYVSAKAGVIGLTRSLAREFGDEGITVNLVAPGVTITPNAAKTLPKDVQAAQIEKRAIKREEKPADLVGPVLFFASPDSDFVTGQTLVVDGGHHMS, from the coding sequence ATGAAGACCGGCAGAACCATCGTCGTCACCGGGGCGGCGGGCGGCATCGGCAAGGAATGCGTGCACCGCTTCCTCGCCAATGACGACACCGTGATCGCCACCGACACCAGCGACGAAGCGCTCCGCAAGCTCGCCGACGAGTTGGCAAATGAACAGCTGCATGTTCAGAAGGCCGACATCACCGACGAGGGCGACGGCGCGCGTCTGGCCGAACTCGCTCAGGAAAAAACTGGCCGCGTCGACGTGCTGGTCAACGTCGCGGGCTTCTTTCCCGTCCAGCCTTTTCTGGAGATGAGCGCCGAGGACTGGCGCAAAATCATCGACATCAATCTCACCGGCACGGCCTTGATGTGCCGGGCGATGCTGCCGCTGATGACCGGGCGCGGCTGGGGCCGGATCGTCAATATAGGCTCGGCTTCGGTCAACGAAGGTGTGCCCGGCCAGGCGCATTACGTCTCGGCCAAGGCCGGCGTGATCGGGTTGACCCGCAGCCTCGCCCGCGAGTTCGGCGACGAGGGCATCACCGTCAATCTGGTGGCGCCGGGCGTCACCATCACGCCGAACGCCGCCAAGACGCTGCCCAAGGACGTCCAGGCGGCGCAGATCGAGAAGCGCGCGATCAAGCGCGAGGAGAAGCCCGCCGACCTCGTCGGCCCGGTGCTCTTCTTCGCCTCTCCCGATTCCGACTTCGTCACCGGCCAGACGCTCGTCGTCGATGGTGGCCACCACATGAGCTGA
- a CDS encoding alkene reductase has translation MTDLFTPMDLHGLSLRNRIWMSAMTRTRATPDNVPTPLMAEYFAQRVEAGLIVTDCTAVSEQGKGVINGPGIWRQDQVEGWRIVTDAVHAAGGRIYCQLWHCGRVAHPDMRGGELPVAPSPLPAEGKFKFPDHEADFPVPRELSADEIPAIVADFVTATRNAREAGFDGVELHGANGYLHDQFLQDVSNKRTDAWGGSAENRARLMLGTIDAMAAAWSMERVGIRLGPSISLYGMGDSDPLATFGYVVRELDRRKVGYLTMLEPNKKDLEKGVAIPQVAKTFRPMTSLPFIANTGFDEAKGMEAVSSGEVDAVAYGSLFISNPDLVARFAAHDRDFNKPDPSTFYGVGPKGYTDYPARAEAAA, from the coding sequence ATGACAGACCTGTTCACCCCGATGGACCTCCACGGCCTTTCCCTCCGCAACCGCATCTGGATGTCGGCGATGACCCGTACCCGCGCCACGCCGGACAACGTGCCGACGCCGCTGATGGCGGAGTATTTCGCGCAGCGCGTCGAGGCCGGGCTGATCGTCACCGATTGCACCGCCGTGTCCGAACAGGGCAAGGGCGTCATCAACGGCCCCGGCATCTGGCGGCAGGACCAGGTCGAGGGCTGGCGGATCGTCACGGACGCGGTCCATGCCGCCGGCGGACGCATCTACTGCCAGCTTTGGCATTGCGGCCGCGTCGCCCATCCCGACATGCGCGGCGGCGAACTGCCGGTCGCGCCGTCGCCGCTGCCGGCCGAGGGCAAGTTCAAGTTCCCGGATCACGAAGCCGATTTCCCGGTGCCGCGTGAACTGAGCGCCGACGAGATCCCGGCGATCGTCGCGGACTTCGTCACCGCGACCCGCAACGCGCGCGAGGCGGGGTTCGACGGCGTCGAACTGCACGGCGCCAATGGCTATCTGCACGACCAGTTCCTCCAGGATGTCAGCAACAAGCGCACCGACGCCTGGGGCGGCTCGGCCGAGAACCGGGCGCGGCTGATGCTGGGGACGATCGACGCGATGGCGGCGGCCTGGTCGATGGAGCGGGTCGGCATTCGCCTCGGCCCGTCGATCTCGCTCTACGGCATGGGCGACAGCGACCCGCTCGCTACCTTCGGCTATGTCGTGCGCGAGCTCGACCGGCGAAAGGTCGGCTATCTGACCATGCTGGAGCCCAACAAGAAGGACCTGGAGAAGGGTGTCGCGATCCCGCAGGTCGCGAAGACCTTCCGGCCGATGACCTCGCTGCCGTTCATCGCCAATACCGGCTTCGACGAGGCCAAGGGGATGGAAGCGGTTTCGTCCGGCGAGGTCGATGCCGTCGCCTACGGATCCCTGTTCATCTCCAATCCCGATCTCGTCGCGCGCTTCGCCGCACACGATCGGGATTTCAACAAGCCCGATCCCTCGACCTTCTACGGCGTCGGCCCCAAGGGCTATACCGACTATCCGGCCCGGGCCGAGGCCGCCGCATGA
- a CDS encoding alpha/beta hydrolase — MTEWRDFRVERIDTGEATLAVRVGGSGPPVVLLHGFPQHSPMWRRIAPVLAERFTVIAPDQRGMGASTLPERGFTNTDMARDIAAMLDALGHERACVAGYDLGAGVAVAFARDYPERAERLAVMEFVAAGFGLEQAMAPSKGWNADSNWHFSVFAAPDVAAWLFTGRERELLNWFFGHEGHGGNGTVDADDLDHYVRALSRPGALRAGAQYYAAIFQDGEDNAPLKDRPLAMPVLAVGGASHAGPMLEQLWRPVATDLSTAIIPAAGHWLAEENPADTAAALARFFSATDKETDR, encoded by the coding sequence ATGACGGAATGGCGCGACTTCAGGGTCGAGCGGATCGACACCGGCGAGGCAACGCTCGCGGTCCGCGTCGGCGGCAGCGGACCGCCCGTCGTGCTGCTGCACGGCTTTCCCCAGCATTCGCCGATGTGGCGGCGGATCGCACCCGTTCTTGCCGAGCGCTTCACGGTGATCGCCCCCGACCAGCGCGGCATGGGCGCCTCGACGCTGCCCGAGCGCGGTTTCACCAATACCGACATGGCGCGCGATATCGCCGCCATGCTCGATGCGCTGGGGCATGAGCGCGCCTGCGTGGCTGGATACGACCTCGGCGCCGGCGTCGCGGTCGCTTTCGCGCGCGACTATCCCGAGCGCGCCGAGCGGCTGGCGGTGATGGAGTTCGTCGCCGCCGGCTTCGGGCTCGAACAGGCGATGGCGCCAAGCAAGGGCTGGAACGCCGATTCCAACTGGCATTTCTCAGTGTTTGCGGCCCCGGATGTCGCCGCGTGGCTGTTCACCGGGCGCGAGCGCGAGTTGCTGAACTGGTTCTTCGGCCATGAAGGCCATGGCGGCAACGGCACGGTCGATGCGGACGATCTCGACCACTATGTCCGCGCGCTGTCGCGGCCGGGCGCGTTGCGGGCCGGTGCGCAATATTATGCGGCGATCTTTCAGGACGGCGAGGACAATGCGCCGCTCAAGGATCGGCCGCTCGCCATGCCAGTGCTGGCGGTCGGCGGTGCCTCCCATGCGGGGCCGATGCTCGAACAGCTCTGGCGCCCGGTCGCCACCGATCTTTCCACCGCGATCATCCCCGCGGCCGGGCACTGGCTGGCGGAGGAGAACCCCGCCGACACCGCTGCGGCGCTCGCCCGCTTTTTCTCGGCAACCGACAAGGAGACTGACCGATGA